GCCCTCCACGATCACCTTCACGCCGACCGGGACGCCGCCGTTCGCCTTCAGGGCGCGCAGCGCCAGCAGGTGCATGATGAACCCGCCCTTGCAGTCGGCGGCGCCGCGCCCGTACCAGCGGCCGTCCCGCTCGGTCAGCTCGAACGGCGGCGAGTCCCAGCCGGCCAGGTCCAGCGGCGGCTGCACGTCGTAGTGCGCGTACAGCAGCACGGTCGGGGCGCCCTCGGGCCCGGGCAGGTAGCCGTACACGGACTGGCTGCCGTCCGGCGTGTCGAAGACGGACACGTCGGTGAAGCCCTCGCTGCGCAGGGCGTCCGCCACCCACGTGGCGGCGGCCTCGCACTCGCTCCTCGGGAACTGGGCCGGGTCCGCCACAGACTGGAACGCCACGAGCTCCGTGAGCTCCGCCTTGGCGCGGGACATCAGCGAGGCGACGGTGGCGGCGATCGGCTCGGCGATCGGCTGGGCGGTCATGGTCACGCTCCTGGTGGGTGCGACATCGGTACGTCGGATCGGTACGTCGGCGCGCGCCGCGGGTGTGCGCGGCGAACGCGGGTCCGATCCTCGCACAAGGCACTGACGGCGAAGCCCCGTAGGATGCGGACGAGAGCGAGGATCGCGGTCGGGACCGGGAGCGGAAGCACATCGTGAGCAGCGAGAACGTGTGGGATGTCGTCGTGGTCGGCGCGGGGCCGGCCGGAGCGTCCGCGGCCTATGCCGCGGCAGTCGCGGGCCGCCGTGTGCTGCTCCTGGAGAAGGCCGAACTGCCCCGCTACAAGACATGCGGCGGAGGCATCATCGGCCCGTCGCGGGATGCCCTGCCGCCCGGCTTCGAACTGCCGCTGCGGGACCGGGTGCACGCCGTGACGTTCTCGCTGAACGGCCGCTTCGCCCGTACGCGTCGCTCGAAGCGGATGCTGTTCGGGCTGGTCAACCGGCCCGAGTTCGACCAGCGGCTGGTGGAGCACGCCCGCGAGGCCGGTGCCGAGGTGCGGACGGGCGTCGCGGTGGCGCGGGTCGAGCAGCACGGCGCCGCGGTGCCGGACCGGCGTACCGTCGCCGTCGTCCTCGCCGACGGCGAGACGGTCCTCGCGCGGTCCGTGGTCGGCGCGGACGGCAGCGCCAGCCGCATAGGCGCGCACGTCGGCGTCAAGACCGACCAGGTGGACCTGGGCCTGGAGGCCGAGATCCCGGTGCCGCCGTCCGTGGCGGAGGACTGGGCGGGCCGGGTCCTCATCGACTGGGGCCCCATGCCGGGCAGTTACGGCTGGGTGTTCCCCAAGGGCGACACGCTGACGGTCGGCGTGATCTCCGCGCGCGGAGAGGGCGCCGCGACCAGGCGGTACCTGGACGACTTCGTGGCCCGCCTCGGTCTCGCCGGGTTCGAACCGGCGATCTCCTCCGGGCATCTGACCCGCTGCCGCAGCGACGACTCGCCGCTCTCCCGCGGCAGGGTCATCGTCTGCGGGGACGCGGCCGGGCTGCTGGAGCCGTGGACCCGCGAGGGCATCTCCTTCGCGCTGCGCTCCGGCCGCCTCGCGGGGGAGTGGGCGGTCCGCATCGCCGAGGCCCACGACGCGGTCGAGGCACGCCGCCAGGCGCTCAACTACGCGTTCGCCATCAAGGCCGGGCTCGGCGTCGAGATGGCGGTGGGGCGGCGGATGCTCGCCGTCTTCGAGCGGCGTCCCGGGCTGCTGCACGCCGCGATCACCGGGCTGCGCCCGGCGTGGCGGGCGTTCACGGAGATCACGCGCGGCGCGACGACGCTGGCGGGCATCGTCCGCACGAACACGGTCGCCCGCCGCGCCATGGAAACCCTGGACCGCCGTCACCCGGAGACCCCCCAGGAGCGGGAACCCGAGGCCGAGCGGGCCGCGCGGGAGGGCTGAGGAGCCGTACGGGGCCGCGCTGTGCGTCGGCGCGGTGCCGCGGCCGGACCTGGCTGCTCCGGCGTCGCCCGCCGGGGCGTCGTGGACCGCTACCGGTCGAAGCGTCCTCGCGGCCGGGCCCGCCGCGGCCCGCCACGACGATCGCCGCCCGCACTGATCGTGGACGCGTACGCCGCGGTGGGACGCGTCGCGGCGGGACCAGGCCGTACGAGCGGTACGCCTCCCCGTACGACCCGCACCCCGTCGGCGTACGACCCGCACCCCGTTCCGTACGACGCCGGGAGTACGCGTCGCCACCACGCCGGGGTGACGCGAGGTCCGGGCGGGCGCGTCCAGCGTGGTGGGCATGGACCACCAGCGCGGAGACCTGACCGGCGCGGGAGCCCGCCGGGTGCGTCACCACGTCACGGCCGAGGTCTCCCGCCAGAGGCGGGCCAGGCGGTCGTCGCCGGTGACCGTGACGGCCGGGGTCCCGGCGGGCAGGCGGTTCCAGAGCGACAGGTACAGCGCCTCGGCGGGGCCGGTCAGCTCGCATTCGGCAGGGCCGTCGGCGGTGCGCGTGGTGCGGGGCGCGTCGGCCGACAGGGTGACGGTCCACACGTCGTCCGTGTCCGTCGTACGGACCCTCAGCGCGCCGGGCGGGTCCGTGCGGACGCGGCTCTTGTCCCGGCCGTGGAAGCCGCACAGCAACTCGTCGATCCCGTCGGCGGCCAGCTCCGGCGCGACCGGCGAGCGGCCCGCAACCAGGCCCAGCGCCGACTCGGCGTCCACCCGGTGCACGGTCGTCTCGTGCGCCTGGCGCCGTGCCCAGAAGGCCGGCGGCGAGGGGGCGGGAAGGAACGTCCAGCACTCCAGGGAGTCGGGCGCGCCGCTCAGCGCGGCGACGAGCAGGTCGTGGCCCTCCCGGTACCAGTCGAGCAGCGCGGCGCCGTCGAGGTCGGGCTCACCGCCGCCGGGGCGGTACGAGGTGTGGCCGTCGGCGACGAACGCGGTCGCCCAGCGGTGCACCATGCCGGTGTGCCGCAGCAGGTCCCGCACGGTCCAGCCGGGGCAGCTTCGGACCTCCGCGTCGCTGCCCGCCTGTTCGGCGGCGTCGGCCAGCAACTGGCCCTCGCGTGCGAGGTGCTTGATGTGCTCGGCAGTCTCCATGCCGGGATTCTGCCATCGGGCCCCGCGCCTCTACCGCGTCTCAACCGCGTCGCGGGCGCGGCCGGTGACGCGCGCTGTGGGTGGCCAGGCGGGCGAGCGCGCCGACCGCGAGGGACTGGAGGAGCACCGACACGCCGAACGCCGCCCAGAGGAACCACGACGACTCGATCAGGCCGTCCCCGGCCAGCTCCCCGCCCGCCAGCAGGACCAGCATCGTCGGAGCGGCCACCGCTATCAGCCCGAGGGCGGCGAACGACGCGTCCTCGTGCTCGGTGAACCACAGGTCGCGGACCACCAGGGCGGTCACCGCGGCGACGACCGCCAGGTACACGCCGGACGCGACGTTGCCGAAGGCGAGCCGCGCGAAGGCGCGCAGGGCGGTGACCGGCTGGTTCGGACTCATGTGGGGCTCCCGGGGTCGCAGGGAGCTCCATCCTGTGCGGGGGGTGCCACCCGCGCCTGAGTACGGCTACTCAGAGGGCGCGGGCCGCCGAGGCGTGGCGGGCGCGGTAGCCGAGGGCCGCCGCGGCGGCGGCGAGCAGGGCGACCGTCGTCAGCGCCGCCGGCAGCGAGAACCACTCCGCGAGGAACCCGATCACGGGCGGGCCGAGCAGCATGCCGCCGTAGCCGAGCGTGGACGCCGCCGCCACCCCGGCCGGCCCGGCCAGCGCGCCCGCCCGGTCCACCGCCACCGGGAAGATGTTCGCCAGGCCCAGTCCGGTGACGGCGAAGCCCAGCAGCGCCGCCCACACGGTCGGCGCCAGCGCGCCCAGCAGCATGCCGACGGCGGCCGTCGCGCCGCCCACGACGAGCGTCCTGGTCTGGCCCAGCCGCTCCAGCATCGCCGTACCGGACAGCCGCCCGGCGGTCATCGTCAGCGCGAACAGCGCGTACCCGGCCGCCGCGACACCCGGGTGCGCGTCCAGGTCCTGCGCCAGGTGCAGGGCGCCCCAGTCGGCGAGCGCCCCCTCGCCGTACGCCGTGCACAGGGCGATCACGCCGAACAGGGTGACCGTCCGCCGCGACCTGCCGTCGATCCGCCGCCGCCCGGACGCGGGCGCCGCGGGCAGCGACTCGGGCGGTACGGGGGAGGGGTGGCGCAGCAGTACGGGCCCGGCGGCGGCCGTCAGGAGCAGCCCAACGACGGTGAGCCCGAGCAGATGCGCGGCGGGCGAGAGGCCGCTCGCCACGAGGCCGCCGAGCCCGGCGCCGACCATGCCGCCCAGGCTGAACGCGGCGTGGAAGGCGGGCATCACGGGCCGCCGCAGCGCCGCCACCAGGTCGACGGCCGCGCTGTTCATCGCGACGTTGATCGCGCCGTACGCGGCGCCGAACACCAGCAGCACGAGGCCCAGCGCGAGCGCCGAGTGGGTGAGCGCGGGCAGGGCGATGCTCAGCGACAGCAGCACCGCCGCGCCGACGGTGACGGTGTGGCTCCCGAACCGGTGGCACAGGCGCCCGGTGAGCGTCATGGTGACCACGGCCCCGGCGGACACGCCGAGCAGGGCGAGCCCGAGGTCGCTCGCGGACGAGCCGGTCTGCTGCTTGATCGCGGGGATGCGGACGACCCAGCCCGCGAAGAGGAACCCGTCGAGGGCGAAGAAGAGCGTGACGGCGGTACGGAGGCGGGTCAGCGAGCGGGCGGCGGGGTCTCCGGCGGGCGCTCGGCGAGGGGCGGACGCGAGTTTGTTTAGTAGCGGCACAAATTAAGGATAGGGGTCGACGGCGGCTCACCACAATTCCGGGGCCCGGCCTCGCAAGCGCACCCGCGCGCAGCGGCAAGGAGCAGTGCGGCATGAAAGCGCCCCCGGCCGGGCGGGGGCGCGTCCACGCGGTACAGCGGGCCGTGGTCGGCGGCCGGGGCCGGGTCACACGGTCCGGTTGCCCTTCGGCTTGCCCCGCTGGTCCGGGGTGCCGTGCGGCGGCGGACTGGACGGCTGGGGGGACGTGGCCGGGGACACCGGCGAACCGCCCGCCGCGTGCCCCGCCTGCTCCGGGCGGAACGCCGACGGGTCGCCGCCGGTCGGTTCGGCCCCCGCGTCCAGCTGGCGCTTGCGGGACGTGAGCAGCTGGACGACCTGCGCGCGGTCCGCGTGCTCGTGCTCGTACCGCAGCAGCTGGTCCAGCTCGTCGGCCTGGAGCGACCTGATGCGTGACTCCAGTGTGCCGACGGGCAGATGGTCGAAGTCGGGCAGCGGCAGTGCGCCGCGGTCGGGGGTGCTCATCCGGGTCCTCCCTGGAACGTGGCCGGTCACGCCTGGGCGGCGTGACGCGCGTGGGCTTCCTCGACGTCCTCCACCACATGGCGGTCGAGCGCGGCGCGGACCAGCGCCGCCGCCAGCGACGGCAGTTCCTCCTTCCTCACCAGCCGGGCGAGCTTCCCCGGGTCGGCGGGCAGCTCGAGGCGGCGCGCCCCGTCCAGCGCCTTGCCGTCCAGGCACGGCGCCACGTCGGGCCACACGCCCTGGACCTCCCGCAGGAAGATGTCCGCACCCGCGGGCCCGATGCCCGGCACCTCGCGCAGCAGCTCCCGCAGCCGGTCCGGGTCGCCGCCGGCCTCCTCGCGGAGCCGCCGCAGATCGCCGCCGTACCGGTCCAGTACGAGCTCCGCCGCGTCACCGAGCTGGGTGGACGTCCGTTCGTCGTAACGCCGGTAGCCGCCCCGGCCGAGGGCGTCCACCCGCTGCTGCCAGGTGGCGTCCCGCATGCGCCGGGCGTCCCGCATCCCGGCGTCGAACAGCGCGCGGGCCGCCTCGACGGCCGTCGCCGCGCGGATGCGGGCGCTCAGCAGATGGGAGAGGACCAGCAGCTCGTACAGCGGCTGCGGGGTGTCCCTCAGCCGGATGCCCGCCTCCTCGGCGTACGTCCGGCCGTGCTCGCCGAGCAGGTCCCGTACGGTCGTCCGCTCGTCGGCCTTGCCGCGCCCGCTGTGGCCCCCGCGCCCGTCGCCGGAGGGTGCCATGGATGCCTCCTCCACTCGCTGTCACCGTCCTCGCTCTGCCGCTCTGCCGCTCGGCCGCCCTCCACTCGGTGTCGCCGTCTTCGCGCGCGCAGTGCCGCGCACCGGAACGCCGTGCGCGGCACGGGCGCCCGCGGTCCTGCGCGCGCTCGCTGCCCGCCGACTGTGCGCTCGTGGCGCGTTCTGAGGTGCGCGCCACCGCTGCCCGCAGTACCCGTCGAGGGGCGGCCGAAACAGCCCGCCCGAGCGGCCGCTGCGCCGGATCATGGGAGACTCGCCCCCATGAACGGCAAGGCGACGACGACCCGGACCCGGCTCGACAGGGGCCGCAGCGCCCTGGGCCCGGCCCTGGAACTGGTGCACACGGGCCGGGCGCCCACCCGTGCCGTCCTCACCGCCGAACTGGGCGTCACCCGCGCCACCGCCGGAGCCGTCGCCGCCGAGCTGGAGGCCCTCGGGCTGATCCGCGTGGACTCGCGCCCGGGGGCCGCCGCCGGTTCGCAGGGCCGCCCCTCGCACCGGCTGACGGTCGACGAGAACGGGCCGGTCGCGCTCGCCGCGCAGATCCACGCCGACGGGTTCCGCGCCGCGCTCGTGGGCCTCGGCGGCCGGATCGTGGCGACGGCGCCCGGCTGCGTGGAGGTCACCGCCGACCCGGCGCAAGTGCTCGCCGCCGTCGTGAACGCGGGCGCGGGGCTGCTGCGCGAGAGCGGCCGCCGCTGCGTGGGCGCGGGCCTCGCCGTACCGTCGGCGGTCGCCGAACCGGAGGGCACCGCCCTGAACCCGCTGCACCTGGCGTGGCCCGCCGGGGCGCCCGTACGGGACGTCTTCGCCGGGCTCGTAAGGGCGGCCGGCATCGACGGCCCCGCGTTCACCGGAAACGACGTCAACCTGGCCGCGCTCGCCGAGCACCGGCACGGAGCGGGCCGGGGCGCCCAGCACCTGCTGTGCGTCGCGACCGGCCATCGGGGCGTGGGCGGCGCGCTCGTCCTCGACGGGCGGCTGCACACCGGCAGTTCCGGCCTCGCCCTTGAGGTCGGCCATCTGACGGTCAACCCGGCGGGGCGCCCCTGCCACTGCGGCAGCCGTGGCTGCCTGGACGTGGAGACCGACCCGCTGGCCTTCCTCACTGCCGCCGGCCGGGTGCCGGGGCCCGAGGTGTCGCTGCTCCAGCAGTGCCGCGACCTGCTCCGCGACGAGCCCGGGGACGCGGGCGTGCGGGCCGCCGTGGAGGAGCTGGTCGACCGGCTGGGGCTCGGCCTCGCGGGCCTGGTCAACATCCTGAATCCGGACCGGATCATCCTGGGCGGCCTCCACCGCGAACTGCTGGCCGCCGACCCGGACCGCCTGCGCGCCGTCGTGGCCGACCGCAGCCTGTGGGGCCGCAGCGGGGGCGTACCGATCCTGGCGTGCACCCTGGACCACAACAGCCTGGCGGGCGCGGCGGAACTGGCCTGGCAGCCGGTACTCGACGACCCGCTGTCCGCCCTGGGCCGCCCGGTCCCGCACGGCTGACCCGTCCCGGCATACGCCGCGACGTCTCCGCCCCGGGACGGCCGTCGCCCCGCGAAGGGGCGCCGAGCCCCACAGCGGGCCGGCTCTCGGCGCCCGTTCGCCGGTCGCCCGGAGGCAGCGGGAAATTCCGGCGCGGTGACGTGGCATGCCGACGTAGGGTGCGCGGTCGTGACCACAACTGACTCCCCGCCCCGCCTCACCCACCTCACCTTCCACGGACCGCTGTCGGAGGCCCGTGCGCGGCGGCTCGTCGCGTCGCTCGCCGCCAACCGGCCCGCCACCGTGCTGGACATCGGATGCGGGTGGGGCGAGCTCCTGCTGCGGGTGCTCGACGCCGCGCCCGGTGCGACCGGCACCGGCATCGACATCAACGCCGAGGACCTCGCGCGCGGCCGCGCCCTCGCCGGGGAGCGGGGCCTCGACGGGCGCGTCGCGTTCGTCGAGGAGTCCGCCCACGGCTCCGAGCGCGGACCCGCCGATCTGGTGCTGTGCGTCGGTTCCAGCCAGGCGCTCTGCGACCCGGACGGCCCGCACGACCTGGCGGCCGCCCTCCGCGAGCTGCGGCGCCTGGTCGCGCCCGGCGGCCGGGTGCTCCTCGGCGAGGGCTTCTGGCAGCGCGTACCCACCCCGGACGAGCTGGCCCGGATGTGGCCCGGCGCCCGGGAGGACGACCACCGGCCGCTGGGCGCCCTCGTGGAGGCGGCCGTCGACGCGGGCTTCAGGCCGGCCTGGATCGAGACGGCCGACCGGGACGAGTGGGAGCAGTTCGAGTCGGGGTACCGCCACGACATCGAGGTGTGGCTCGCGGCCAACCCCGGCCACCCGGACGCCGCCGCCACCCGCGCCCGCGTCGACCGGCAGCGCACCTCCTGGCTGACCGGCTACCGCGACATCCTCGGCATGGCGTACCTGACGCTCGTCCCGGTCGCCTGACCCTCGCACGGGTCGTCTGACCCTCGCACCGGTCGTCTGACGCGATCTCAGTCCCAGTGCCGGCCGTGCCGCAGCGCCGCCCGGCCGGGCTGGGAGAGCCGCAGCACGCGGAACACGTCTCCCGCGTCCCCGGGTGCCGGACCGGCCCGCAGGCTGAACGTCTGCAGCTCCCAGCGGCTCGGGTCCACCGCCACCGCGGCCGCCACGATCCCGTCCTCCAGGACGAGCCGCCCGTGCGCCTCCACGGCCCGCGCCACCGCGTCGCCGGGCGGCGCGTCCGCGCCGATCCGCTCGCGCCGCCGCACCGCGTACCGGGGCGCCGCGTCGGCGGCCGGCCCCTCGCCGTACGCCGCGCCCGCCCAGTGCAGCACCCGAGGCCGCCCGAAGTCGTCCGCGATCCCCTGGAAGCCGCGCTGCTCTGGGCAGGTGTCGCCGTCGCGGCCTTCCTGCCGCTGCGCCGTACGGCGTGGCGGGGCGGCAGGGGCCCGCTGTACCGGGACGTGGCCGCCCGGCGACCCGGCGACCCGTCGCCCGTGGAGCTGCTGGGGCGGCGGTTCGCTGCCGGGGAGATCGACGAGGAGGTGTACCGGCGGCGGCTGTCCGTCCTGGACGAGCGGTTCGGCCCCGGCCGGAAGACCTGAGTCCCGCAGCCGAAGCCACCCGCGTCACCTGGTGCACGGGGGAGCCGGGCCCCGTCGTCCGGTCAGCCCGCCACGGCCGACCGGACGGCGGTGGCGGCGTGTCCGCGTACCGTCTCCGCCGCCTCCGCGCCGTCGCCGAACGGCACGGGCTCCTTGAACGCGGCGCCGCCCACCGCCCCGTACGCCGGGACCGCCGGGATGCCGACGGGTGTGGCCGAGGGCGCGGGGAGCGTGAACCACACGACCTTCCCCGCATCGCCCTGCGGGCGCGCGCCCCAGCTCTCGCTGACGGCCTCTATCAGCGCGAGGCCGCGCCCCGACGTGGCGAGCGGGTCCGGACCGTCCTCCAGGTGCACGACGGCGGGGAGGCGCGGATCGTGGTCGTGGACGGAGACCGTGAGCCGGTCGAGGAGGAACTCGATCTCGACCGTGCAGATCTTGTCCGGCTTGGCGTGCCGGTGCACGTTGGTGAGGAGTTCGGTGACCCCGAGCGCCGCCTTCTCGATGAGGGGGTCGAGGTTCCAGTAGCGCAGTTGCGCCGACACGATTCTGCGGACCTGACCGATCCGCGACGGCAGGGCTTGGAGCTCTACCGCGCACTGCCTGCTGCTTGCCTGGCTGATCACGGCTGCGACTCCCCGAAGTAGGTCCGGAAGAAGACGAGGATCGGGTCCAGTGGATGGCTGGCTCATGTTCGGCGGGCTGGGTCACAGTGTCACCGCCGGTTCACCCTGAGTGATGTCAATCCAGCGTGGACCAGTCGTGACCGCTTCGCAACCGCGGCAGCGGACGCCCCGTCAGCCCCCTCGGCCGCACCCCGCGTCACCGGCCCCGCGGGCGGCCCCTCAGTCGCGCGCGCCGCCCGCCCTGCGCACGGCCTCCAGGAATCGGCCGGCGAGGGTCGCGCCGGTCCCGGGCCGCCGGTCGCGCTGCCCCATCGTCAGCCGGTAGCGGGCGCCGTTGAGCGTGGCCACCGCCGCGTCGCGCGACGCCGCGAACCACGGCCGGCCCGCCCGCACCGCACGCACCGGGGCGCTGTCGATCTCCCGGCCGTAACTGGTCAGCAGGGCCAGTCGGCCGCCCTCGATACGGACCTCGCCGGCCGCCGTCAGAGAGCGCGGCCACCGCTCGATGCGTACCCCCGTGGCGCTGAATTCGGGTTCAGTCATGCTTCCGCCGCCCCCTTCGCACCCGTTCCAGGGTGCCCAGTCTGCACGGAGGACCCGCGTCCGCACCAGTGCACCTCCGAGGCCGCCCTGCAAGCCGGGCCTATGAGGGGTCAAAGTCATCGTTTGCCCAGGTCGGGGAGGTATGTTCGGTCGCGGGACCCATGAGGGAACCGTGGTGCGCAGGACGTGGACGACGAGGAGTGGCGTGTGAGGACCGTTGAGCAGCCCGAACCGGCCGGACCCGGCAGCGGCACGACGCCGGGGGGCCCCGGAACGGCGGAACGGCGCCTGAACGCCCCCGGCACGGCGGCGAAGGCCCCGGGCGCGGCCGTGGAAGCCCCCGCCCCGGCCGCCAAGGACTCTGGCGCGACGGCCGCCAAAGGCCCTGGCGCGCCCGCGGTGAAGGGCCCTGGCGTGACGGCCGAGCCGGGCTCCGCGCCCGCCGCGACCATCGACGTGGACCGCAGCGATCCGGCCTACCGCGCCTGGCTGAAAGACGCCGTACGAAAGGTCCAGGCGGACGCCAACAGGTCGGCCGACACCCACCTCCTGCGCTTCCCGCTGCCCGGCCACTGGGGCATCGACCTCTACCTCAAGGACGAGTCCACCCACCCCACCGGCAGCCTCAAGCACCGCCTCGCCCGCTCCCTCTTCCTGTACGGGCTGTGCAACGGCTGGATCCGCCCCGACAAGCCGGTCATCGAGGCGTCCAGCGGCTCGACCGCGGTGTCCGAGGCGTACTTCGCGAGCCTGATCGGCGTCCCGTTCATCGCCGTCATGCCGCGCACCACCAGCCCGGAGAAGATCCGCCTCATCGAATTCCACGGCGGGCGCTGCCACTTCGTGGACGACTCGCGCCGCATGTACGAGGAGGCCGCCGTCCTCGCGGCCGAGACCGGCGGCCACTACATGGACCAGTTCACCTACGCCGAGCGCGCCACCGACTGGCGCGGCAACAACAACATCGCCGAGTCCATCTACCAGCAACTCCGCCTGGAGCGTTACCCGGAGCCCGCCTGGATCGTCGCCACGGCCGGTACCGGCGGCACGTCCGCGACCATCGCCCGCTACGTCCACTACATGCAGTACGACACCCGCGTCTGCGTCCCCGACCCGGAGAACTCCTGCTTCTTCGACGGCTGGACGCACGACGACCCCGACGCGGTGAGCGACTGCGGCTCCCGCATCGAGGGCATCGGCCGGCCGCGCATGGAACCGAGCTTCGTGCCGGGCGCCATCGACCGCATGATGAAGATCCCCGACGCCGCGAGCGTCGCCGCCGTCCGCGCCCTGGAGAACGCCATCGGCCGCAAGGCGGGCGGCTCCACCGGAACCGGCCTGTGGAGCGCTTTCAAGATCGTCGCGGAGATGGTGGCGCAGGGCCGCACCGGCAGCGTCGTCACACTGATCTGCGACCCCGGGGAGCGGTATCTGGACAAGTACTACTCCGACGCGTGGCTGACGGAGCAGGGCCTCGACATCGACCCGTACGCGGCGACGCTGGACGAGTTCCTCGCCACCGGCGTCTGGCCCGACTGACCGCCCGGCTCGACAGCCCGGCTCCCGACTGGCCGCCCGGTCCGACGGCCCGACTGCCGACTGACCGTCCGGCCTGACTCCGCCCGTCCGCCCGCCCGGCACGGCGGCCCGTCACCGCACTGACGGGCCGTCAGGTCCCGCGTGCGGAAGCCTCCCGGCCCAGCAGCCGCTTCAGCTCCCGGCCGAAGACCCACCGCCCCGCCCGGGCCAGCAGCGGATCGCACCAGCGGGGCAGCCCCCGCACCCGCAGCTCCTCCGCCCACGTCACCCGCGCGCCCACCTCCTCCGCGTACACGGCGATCTCCGCCCAGCCGCGCACGACCCGGCCGTACTTCTCCAGCCGGCACAGCCCCGCCTCGGGCCGTCCACCCGGCCCCGCGCCGCGCGGCGGCTCCCAGCGGACCACCGCCATCGGATCGTCGAAGCCCAGCGGCCCGAGCCCGGTGCGCGCCGTGAACCGCGTCCCCGCCCCCGGCGGACCCGGCGTCAGCACCCGCACCCGCGTCAGCGGTACGCCCACCGCGTGGGCCCGCCAGTCGGTCACCCGCCGCCACGCCTCGGCCGCCGACAGGTCCGTACGCCGCTCCAGCCGGAACACGCTCACACGCCGTCCCTCCGCAGCCCGTCCACCACGTCCACCACGCCCGCCCCGCTCCCGGCGACCACCAGGCCCGGCAGGTGCTCCGCCATCGCGGCCCGCACCTCGTCCGACACCCCCGCGTCCGTCACCAGCGTGTCCACGTCCTCCAGCCGGGCGAACGAACTCAGTGCCACCTGCCCCCACTTGGTGTGGTCCGCGACGACGACGACCCGCCGCGCCGACCGGATCAGCCGCCGGTTCGTCTCCGCCTCCGCCAGGTTCGGCGTGGACAGCCCCGCCTCCACCGACACCCCGTGCACCCCGAGGAACAGCACGTCGAAGTGGAGCGACCCGATCGCCTGGTCCGCGACCGGCCCGACCAGCGAGTCCGACGGCGTGCGCACCCCGCCCGTCAGCACCACCGTCGCCGCCCCCGGCCGCGCCCCGCCGCCCGGCCCAGCGCCCTGTGACGACACCGAGTGGAACACGTCCGCCACCCGCACCGAGTTCGTCACCACCGTCAGATCCGGCACGTCCAGCAGCCGCCGCGCCACCGCGTACGTCGTCGTGCCGCCCGACAGCGCGATCGCGGCGCCCGGCGCGACCATCGCCGCCGCCACCCGCGCGATGTCCTCCTTGGCGCCCGGCTCCAGCGCCGACTTCGCCTCGAACCCCGGCTCGTGCGTCCGCGCCTCCGCCACCGGCACCGCACCGCCGTGCACCTTCTCGACCACGCCCTGCCGCGCCAGCACGTCCAGGTCGCGCCGCACCGTCATGTCCGAGACGTTCAGCCGACGGGTGAGCTCGTTGACCCGCACCCCGCCGCGCCGCCTGACCTCGTCGAGGATTAAGGCGCGTCGCTGCTCCGCGAGGAGGTTCTGGTGGTCGCTCATCGCGGGGGCCGGTCCTTCCGAGGTCGAGGGGTCGTACGTCATGATCCGCCGTTCGCGCAGGTGGCCGGGCAGGCACATCCTGCCACGCGCTTCATCCGCGGGGACGGCGGGGAGATTACGGGAGAGCCGTGCGGCACCCCGCCCCGCCCGGCCCACAGGCCGCCCGCCCGACCGCAAACCGCGCCGCACCGCCCCGCCGCAGACTGCACCGCCCGTCCCGCATGCCGTCCCGCCCGTCCCGTCCCACCCGCACGCCGCCCCGCCGCACACCCCTGCCGCAGAGAGCGAGCACCCAAGTGTCCCCAGCCACACCGGAACCCGCTCCGGTCGCCGCACCGGAGCCACGCAACAGCGGCGCCGCGCTCGAACTGCTCGTGCACGGCGTCGGCGGCACCACACCCCACGAGATGCTCGACGACCCCCGGACCGTCCGCGTCACCGGCGACGGCACCGCCGCCGTGTACCGGCGGGCCGACGACCTGCGTGCCGAGGCGGAGCCGGACCGGTTCCGCGACGGGCCCGTCCCCGAGGCGTACTGCTGGTCCAACCTCACCTCCGGCAACGGCACCCGCGCCCTGTGGCTGCTGCTCCTGCCGTTCATGGTGGTCAACCTCGCCCACTGGATGCGCCCCTCCGCCACCGGGCACGCCCGCTCCGCCCGCCTGTACGGCGTCCTCGTCCGGCTCGTCG
This genomic window from Streptomyces thermolilacinus SPC6 contains:
- a CDS encoding ROK family protein, which codes for MNGKATTTRTRLDRGRSALGPALELVHTGRAPTRAVLTAELGVTRATAGAVAAELEALGLIRVDSRPGAAAGSQGRPSHRLTVDENGPVALAAQIHADGFRAALVGLGGRIVATAPGCVEVTADPAQVLAAVVNAGAGLLRESGRRCVGAGLAVPSAVAEPEGTALNPLHLAWPAGAPVRDVFAGLVRAAGIDGPAFTGNDVNLAALAEHRHGAGRGAQHLLCVATGHRGVGGALVLDGRLHTGSSGLALEVGHLTVNPAGRPCHCGSRGCLDVETDPLAFLTAAGRVPGPEVSLLQQCRDLLRDEPGDAGVRAAVEELVDRLGLGLAGLVNILNPDRIILGGLHRELLAADPDRLRAVVADRSLWGRSGGVPILACTLDHNSLAGAAELAWQPVLDDPLSALGRPVPHG
- a CDS encoding MFS transporter; amino-acid sequence: MPLLNKLASAPRRAPAGDPAARSLTRLRTAVTLFFALDGFLFAGWVVRIPAIKQQTGSSASDLGLALLGVSAGAVVTMTLTGRLCHRFGSHTVTVGAAVLLSLSIALPALTHSALALGLVLLVFGAAYGAINVAMNSAAVDLVAALRRPVMPAFHAAFSLGGMVGAGLGGLVASGLSPAAHLLGLTVVGLLLTAAAGPVLLRHPSPVPPESLPAAPASGRRRIDGRSRRTVTLFGVIALCTAYGEGALADWGALHLAQDLDAHPGVAAAGYALFALTMTAGRLSGTAMLERLGQTRTLVVGGATAAVGMLLGALAPTVWAALLGFAVTGLGLANIFPVAVDRAGALAGPAGVAAASTLGYGGMLLGPPVIGFLAEWFSLPAALTTVALLAAAAAALGYRARHASAARAL
- a CDS encoding geranylgeranyl reductase family protein; the encoded protein is MSSENVWDVVVVGAGPAGASAAYAAAVAGRRVLLLEKAELPRYKTCGGGIIGPSRDALPPGFELPLRDRVHAVTFSLNGRFARTRRSKRMLFGLVNRPEFDQRLVEHAREAGAEVRTGVAVARVEQHGAAVPDRRTVAVVLADGETVLARSVVGADGSASRIGAHVGVKTDQVDLGLEAEIPVPPSVAEDWAGRVLIDWGPMPGSYGWVFPKGDTLTVGVISARGEGAATRRYLDDFVARLGLAGFEPAISSGHLTRCRSDDSPLSRGRVIVCGDAAGLLEPWTREGISFALRSGRLAGEWAVRIAEAHDAVEARRQALNYAFAIKAGLGVEMAVGRRMLAVFERRPGLLHAAITGLRPAWRAFTEITRGATTLAGIVRTNTVARRAMETLDRRHPETPQEREPEAERAAREG
- a CDS encoding maleylpyruvate isomerase family mycothiol-dependent enzyme — translated: METAEHIKHLAREGQLLADAAEQAGSDAEVRSCPGWTVRDLLRHTGMVHRWATAFVADGHTSYRPGGGEPDLDGAALLDWYREGHDLLVAALSGAPDSLECWTFLPAPSPPAFWARRQAHETTVHRVDAESALGLVAGRSPVAPELAADGIDELLCGFHGRDKSRVRTDPPGALRVRTTDTDDVWTVTLSADAPRTTRTADGPAECELTGPAEALYLSLWNRLPAGTPAVTVTGDDRLARLWRETSAVTW
- a CDS encoding HhH-GDP family DNA glycosylase, yielding MAPSGDGRGGHSGRGKADERTTVRDLLGEHGRTYAEEAGIRLRDTPQPLYELLVLSHLLSARIRAATAVEAARALFDAGMRDARRMRDATWQQRVDALGRGGYRRYDERTSTQLGDAAELVLDRYGGDLRRLREEAGGDPDRLRELLREVPGIGPAGADIFLREVQGVWPDVAPCLDGKALDGARRLELPADPGKLARLVRKEELPSLAAALVRAALDRHVVEDVEEAHARHAAQA
- a CDS encoding SCO4225 family membrane protein gives rise to the protein MSPNQPVTALRAFARLAFGNVASGVYLAVVAAVTALVVRDLWFTEHEDASFAALGLIAVAAPTMLVLLAGGELAGDGLIESSWFLWAAFGVSVLLQSLAVGALARLATHSARHRPRPRRG